In a genomic window of Chryseobacterium sp. G0162:
- the rfbC gene encoding dTDP-4-dehydrorhamnose 3,5-epimerase, with the protein MKIKETPLKDCYIIEPTIFEDDRGYFFEKFNEKKFEELTGMKGHFVQDNVSKSSYGVLRGLHLQKGEHAQAKLVSCLEGSVWDVAVDLREDSPTFGQWFGIELSAENKLQLYVPRGFGHGFSVLSTHAVFSYKCDNFYNKESEGSVKYNDADLDIDWKIDEKDALLSDKDQNAPGFKEKNF; encoded by the coding sequence ATGAAAATTAAAGAAACCCCACTTAAAGATTGTTACATTATAGAACCTACTATTTTCGAAGACGATAGAGGGTATTTTTTTGAAAAGTTCAACGAGAAAAAGTTTGAAGAACTTACAGGAATGAAAGGACATTTTGTTCAGGACAATGTTTCCAAGTCTTCTTATGGCGTTCTAAGAGGGCTTCATCTTCAAAAAGGCGAACATGCCCAGGCCAAATTAGTATCATGCCTTGAAGGAAGTGTATGGGATGTAGCAGTTGATCTTAGAGAAGATTCTCCAACTTTTGGCCAATGGTTTGGAATTGAACTTTCTGCGGAAAACAAATTACAGCTTTATGTACCAAGAGGTTTTGGGCATGGTTTTTCCGTATTGAGTACCCATGCAGTATTCTCTTATAAATGTGATAACTTTTATAATAAAGAGTCTGAAGGAAGTGTGAAATATAACGATGCTGATCTTGATATAGATTGGAAAATTGATGAAAAAGATGCTTTGCTTTCAGATAAGGACCAGAATGCCCCTGGCTTTAAAGAAAAAAACTTTTAA